In the genome of Candidatus Bathyarchaeia archaeon, the window ATGGCGGGAATGTAATCCTCAGCTTCGGGACTCTTGCTTGGGCAAGCCGCCAGCTCCCGGTCAGGGAGCTTGATGTTGTACTTGTTGATCGCTCTCTCCATAACGCGAAGGTAGTCGCTGCACGTTTGGTGACCGTATCCCCTACTTCCAGTGTGAATCAGAACAAGAATCTGGCCTTCCTTATGAATGCCGAGACGTTCGGCGACACGCTTGTCGAAGATCTTGTCGGCTCTCTCAATCTCAATGAAATGGTTTCCACTGCCTAAACTGCCCAGCTGAGGAGCACCGCGTGACTTTGCGCTGTTCGAGACTTTCGACGGGTCGGCAGCCTCCATGCATCCCTCTTCCTCGATCGTCTTTGGATCTTCCGGCCAAGCATAGCCATGGTCCACGGCCCAATCGAGCCCATCGGTAACGGCGCGATCTAGTTCTGTAACACTGAGCTTGACTTGGCCTCGGCTGCCCAGTCCGGATGGTATGAAATTGAAAATCGTGTCCACGAGTTTCGGGAGAACTGGGCGTACCTCTTCCTCGGTCAGGTTCGTCCTGATCAATCTGACTCCGCAATTCGATACGATGAATCCGTTGGCGACGAAATTGTGAGCTTCGGATAATGTCGTGAAGTCAAACACTTCTTCTTTGAAGTCTGGTACATCCTCTATGGCTAATACCTCATCCCACACTGCTCCAGACATACCAAGTCCCTTAGTCGCTGAAACGAGGAATTCGTCGAAAGTCATGAAGTTCTGGGCGATTCTAGGGGCGGTTCTTCTTCCTTCATAAATGGAACGCTCGATGAACCGTCTGTTAACGAATTCTGATTCGAGCTTTTTGTAGATCTCTCCTGCACTTGCCCCCGCTGTCGTGAGTGCAATAGCTGTCTTGGCAGTCTCGATCCTCTCACCCAGTATTCTTTGTTTGAGCTTGAGGTATTGCACAGCTGCGTTTCCGAGAAAAGCCTTGAACGTATTGTATTCATAACCTACAGTGGACCAGAATCTGATGAGATTCGTTGGTTCCGATGATACTAAGAGACGGATTCGCGAGGATACCTCTCCAACCCCGGCAAATGCATCTTCTTCAATGGAACCTATAGTTGCCTTTACATCGAAGGAGCTTAGCAATTCCTGAACCTGACTGATGAGTCGAACCCCGGATTCTGAGAATCGTGCCTTCTTGTTGAGGCCGAGTGCAGGTGCGTAGAAGTTGTACTCGTGTGCAGTAGGGGTCTTGGGTTTAGACAAGTCGGCGCCAAAGAAGGTTGCAAGAAAGAGTCTCTTCTGCCATCTTTCAAGTTTGAAGAGCCAATCAGGGAGCCTGAAGTCCTGACTTGCCTTGTTTCCGAGAGGTATGCCCATGGCCGCAAGAAGAGCGACGAAACTTCTTGCTGTCGCCTTAAACCAAGATTCAGTCGTTTCAAAACTGTATTCTTGGTACTTTGTCTCGATTCGCGATTTCCTAGCTCGATGGTAGATTCGAGACGGCTTGTAACCTATCGTCTCGAGGTCCCTGCGTATTAGCCGAAGATCTTCTTCCTTCCCATAGAATGCAGCCAGGTGCGTTCTTGGTGTATAGATGAGTGTTCCGTCTCCGAGCAGAAATCCCATGATCTTGAGCAGAAACGGGAGCTTCGAGTTTTGGGACGTTAAAGGGAGAAGATTCCTTTGCTGCAACTCGCGGATGGCGAGAGCTTTGTTCATGCGGATTCGGAGTCTATTGATTCCGTCTCGGCCGACGATCACGAACTCAGAGGGCTCTTCGTATGGGACACCGACAAAGGGATAGACGGCAACTTTGCTTGACTTAAGTTTCCCGAGGGGTATCATACCCGTGGGAGTTAAGAACGGGTGGTCTTCGGTGGCTATTGCTTCATGACCGAGGAGTGTCCGGATCTTCAATATTCTATTATGGGGCCTTTGATGGAGGAATCTGACTAGGCCAGTCGAGGATGTTTCGAGGTTCTTCCCTATGCATTTTACTTCGCTGTGTCTCCAGTTCTTGTCGAAGTCTGAGATTTGTCGTGTATAACCTAAGTCATGCAGGACTCGGGAGTTTCCGGAGAGGCAATTTATGTCATATCCGACTCCTCCGGGGCTGATTAAGCCTTCGTCGTAGTCGGTTGCTGCTACGCCGCCTATCGGAAACCCGTATCCTTCATGGCCGTCCGGCATGGTGATTGCGTATTTGCAAATCCCATCTAGGTGCGCGACGTTTACGCACTGTTGGATTGTTCGATCCGTTCTCATCTTGGAGAGCAGGTCTTCGTCGGCATAGATTCGCGCCGGGACTTTCATCCCGGGCTGGAAGTCTCTTGGAACCTCCCAAATGTTTGGCTCAACCTGTGTCAACGGAATTTGTGCGCTTGAACGGTTGACGAGTCCGGACCCTTGGTGGCTCATTGTTTCTCTTCGCTCGCGTTGCTTCCTGAGCAGCTACCTATAAGCATGGCTGGCTCAGGAAAGAAGAAGAAATAGGGTGGCGCGACCTAAGGCAATGCCCTGCGGACACCTGCCAGGCTAAGCTATAGATCGAGTAGAAATCTGACTGTCACTTTTCCCGCTTGTTTTTCTATTTCCATCAAATGATAAGTAATTCCTTTGACCTCAACTTTTCCGTTATGTTTGGCGCGATCATAGGGTTCTCCAGAGGCATTGCCTCTGAGTCTGATTTCGGCTTGAGTTGGGGTAATCGAACTCACAACAAAGCTCCTTAAGGCGAGCCGCTTGACCTCAAACAGAAGCAAGAGCTCCTCAAGATAGTTGTAAAGGAGTTCCTTCTCGTCATGTCCGTTGGTCTGGATTTCTACCTTGGTCTTTGGCTGCACGCGCTTTACGTGAAGCATGGTGTCGAACAAGGCCAGGCCCGCTTGAGAGAAGGCCTCTTCGAGGGTTGTTCCCCAGGCCTCTATGAGCGCGTCCGTTACGTGTTCGAGAAGCCGGTATCCTCCAGACTCTCCCAACAACTTTTCGACTCTGTCATTTCGTCGTTCCTCTCAGAACTGCTTAATAGGTGACTTCCTTCTGCGTTTTCTCTGACCTGAAGGCGGGTTGACGCGCCGGGATAATGCGAGTATCCAGTTGGGTTCTTGCATCCCGTTGGCCGAGTGGATTAACCTGCTGATGTGGGTCTAAAGGCGCAGATCTTCCAGAGATGTGAGAGCGTAGGCCTTGAGAGCCTGTGGCCCGTTAGGGCCGCGTGGGTTCGAATCCCACTCCCGGCGCCATATTCCCCGTTCGCGTGCCGAGGAGTCTCGTATTCTGGTAACAATAGACCCGTAGCTTGAGCCACCCACGTTTTTCGTAGAGGAACGATGTCGAAGGCAATCCGAACTGTGAAGGGTTGGGCGGAGCTACCAACCAACGTCAAGAGTCAAAGACAGAGAAAGGACGTGCTCCGA includes:
- a CDS encoding archease; the protein is MLGESGGYRLLEHVTDALIEAWGTTLEEAFSQAGLALFDTMLHVKRVQPKTKVEIQTNGHDEKELLYNYLEELLLLFEVKRLALRSFVVSSITPTQAEIRLRGNASGEPYDRAKHNGKVEVKGITYHLMEIEKQAGKVTVRFLLDL
- a CDS encoding intein-containing RctB family protein; translated protein: MSHQGSGLVNRSSAQIPLTQVEPNIWEVPRDFQPGMKVPARIYADEDLLSKMRTDRTIQQCVNVAHLDGICKYAITMPDGHEGYGFPIGGVAATDYDEGLISPGGVGYDINCLSGNSRVLHDLGYTRQISDFDKNWRHSEVKCIGKNLETSSTGLVRFLHQRPHNRILKIRTLLGHEAIATEDHPFLTPTGMIPLGKLKSSKVAVYPFVGVPYEEPSEFVIVGRDGINRLRIRMNKALAIRELQQRNLLPLTSQNSKLPFLLKIMGFLLGDGTLIYTPRTHLAAFYGKEEDLRLIRRDLETIGYKPSRIYHRARKSRIETKYQEYSFETTESWFKATARSFVALLAAMGIPLGNKASQDFRLPDWLFKLERWQKRLFLATFFGADLSKPKTPTAHEYNFYAPALGLNKKARFSESGVRLISQVQELLSSFDVKATIGSIEEDAFAGVGEVSSRIRLLVSSEPTNLIRFWSTVGYEYNTFKAFLGNAAVQYLKLKQRILGERIETAKTAIALTTAGASAGEIYKKLESEFVNRRFIERSIYEGRRTAPRIAQNFMTFDEFLVSATKGLGMSGAVWDEVLAIEDVPDFKEEVFDFTTLSEAHNFVANGFIVSNCGVRLIRTNLTEEEVRPVLPKLVDTIFNFIPSGLGSRGQVKLSVTELDRAVTDGLDWAVDHGYAWPEDPKTIEEEGCMEAADPSKVSNSAKSRGAPQLGSLGSGNHFIEIERADKIFDKRVAERLGIHKEGQILVLIHTGSRGYGHQTCSDYLRVMERAINKYNIKLPDRELAACPSKSPEAEDYIPAMSAACNFAFVNRQMITHWAREAFSKVFQRPADSLDMKIVYDVAHNVAKVESHMIDGETKKVTVHRKGATRSFPPGHHDIPAEYRDVGQPVLIPGSMGTSSWVLIGTPRAMELSFGTTAHGAGRFMSRSGAKRKWLGGDLKKSLESQGIVIRAASMEVLAEEAPGAYKDVDRVVEVSHQLGIGQKVVRMTPIGVAKG